In a single window of the Hydrogenobaculum sp. 3684 genome:
- a CDS encoding SDR family NAD(P)-dependent oxidoreductase, which translates to MKALFIGASSDLAIATEEEFAKNGFELFLIARNKDKLEEIANHINVLSSKKPSTYVCDLTDYDSLEKIMDEIFSENIIDVVLIFQGYLPKDPYDKKEILNTIDVNYTSCVMSANFAVKHFLKQHHGMLIGVSSVAGDRARPSNSLYGSSKAGFSFYLEGLRYCMASKNIHVMSVKPGFIKTKMTKDISFPSFLAGEKETVAKDIYDAMLKKKDVLYTPSFYEFIIKALKLVPSSLMKKLGKNKC; encoded by the coding sequence ATGAAAGCGCTTTTTATTGGGGCGAGTTCTGATTTGGCTATAGCTACAGAAGAAGAGTTTGCTAAAAACGGTTTTGAGCTTTTTTTGATAGCAAGGAATAAAGATAAGTTAGAAGAGATTGCAAATCATATAAACGTTTTATCTTCAAAAAAACCAAGCACTTATGTTTGTGATTTAACGGATTACGACAGTTTAGAAAAGATAATGGATGAGATATTTTCAGAAAATATCATAGATGTGGTTTTGATATTCCAAGGATATTTGCCAAAAGACCCATACGATAAAAAAGAGATTTTAAATACTATAGATGTAAATTACACCTCTTGTGTGATGAGTGCAAACTTTGCTGTAAAACATTTTTTAAAACAACATCACGGCATGCTTATAGGTGTTTCTTCGGTGGCAGGAGATAGGGCAAGACCATCAAATTCTTTGTATGGCTCTTCTAAGGCAGGTTTTAGCTTTTACCTTGAGGGTTTGAGATACTGCATGGCTTCAAAGAATATCCATGTGATGAGTGTAAAGCCTGGATTTATAAAAACCAAGATGACCAAAGATATATCTTTCCCAAGCTTTTTAGCCGGAGAAAAAGAGACTGTGGCAAAGGATATATACGATGCTATGCTAAAGAAAAAAGATGTTCTTTATACACCTTCTTTTTACGAGTTTATAATAAAAGCTTTAAAACTTGTGCCATCTTCTTTAATGAAAAAACTCGGTAAAAACAAATGTTAG
- a CDS encoding glycosyltransferase, with translation MLKHTVCLYVNHLGRASQNATAITIVSIDIANALKKLGHEVFFVVNKPIVEEDIDFKVYSLYKENTFLNGELPYAIRLSNTLKAEKPDIVMSFMKAQTIVLSLSKLINPSKNTIYLGSIRNNDAYYAYGKNVYIPYRYLIKFLYESLDYIVVPSEAIKEDLQKTFFIKEDKFKIIPNCIDFEKLDKLSEEDCDVKGDFINIGRLVDQKGQIYLIEAFKKVKDRFKDVKLVIIGEGELRNTIENKIKELGLENDVILTGYQTNPYKYLKNSKIFVLSSIFEGFGNVIIEAMHFGLPVISYECPGGPKEIIKNEFGVLVPPKDVDALANAMIEMLEDKEKQKHYSIMSKKRALDYDCKSYAKTLISLKML, from the coding sequence ATGCTAAAGCACACTGTTTGTCTTTACGTAAATCATTTAGGAAGAGCTTCGCAAAATGCCACAGCTATAACCATCGTGTCTATAGATATAGCAAATGCACTCAAAAAATTGGGCCATGAGGTTTTCTTTGTGGTAAATAAACCTATAGTAGAAGAAGATATAGATTTTAAAGTATATTCCCTTTACAAAGAAAACACGTTTTTAAACGGAGAACTGCCTTACGCCATAAGATTATCAAATACATTAAAAGCTGAAAAACCAGATATAGTGATGTCTTTTATGAAAGCCCAGACTATTGTACTATCTCTTTCAAAGCTTATAAACCCATCTAAAAATACTATTTATTTAGGAAGTATACGCAACAACGACGCTTATTATGCTTACGGGAAAAATGTATATATACCTTATAGATATTTGATAAAGTTTTTATACGAAAGCTTAGATTACATCGTAGTACCATCGGAAGCTATTAAAGAAGATCTTCAAAAAACATTTTTTATAAAAGAAGATAAGTTTAAGATAATACCAAACTGTATAGACTTTGAAAAACTTGATAAACTATCGGAAGAAGATTGCGATGTAAAAGGAGATTTTATAAATATAGGAAGGTTGGTAGACCAAAAAGGTCAAATCTATCTTATTGAGGCTTTTAAAAAAGTAAAAGATAGATTTAAAGATGTAAAGCTTGTCATAATAGGAGAAGGAGAGTTAAGAAATACAATAGAAAACAAAATCAAAGAGCTTGGACTTGAAAACGATGTCATACTCACTGGATATCAAACAAACCCTTACAAATATCTTAAAAATTCAAAAATCTTTGTATTAAGTTCCATTTTTGAAGGTTTTGGTAATGTGATAATAGAGGCTATGCACTTTGGACTACCCGTTATATCTTACGAGTGCCCCGGCGGACCAAAAGAGATAATAAAAAATGAATTCGGAGTTTTAGTACCACCAAAAGATGTAGATGCTTTAGCAAATGCTATGATAGAAATGCTTGAGGACAAAGAAAAACAAAAACATTACTCTATTATGTCTAAGAAAAGAGCTTTGGATTACGATTGTAAAAGCTATGCAAAAACGTTGATATCTTTGAAAATGCTATAA
- a CDS encoding FAD-dependent oxidoreductase: MKVCIIGGGIGAYNVTEELVKQGNVDIHIFSEEKFLPYNKIYILDVLSGKKTFKQILLKDEAWYKEHGIEVLLNTKITKIYPKDKTFVSDKGETFSYDKLILATGSVPKIPPIEGVNKENVFFVNNIEDIYKISNYAKHSKKAAVIGGGFIGIEGAKALKDIGLQTTIIHIFDILMENWLDKEASDMLVKYLKKLDIDVLLSKKATKFSGDKLVDKIEFSDGTAIETDFVILATGVSPNVELAKNSGLNVNKGIVVNEYLETSETDIYAIGDCIEFQGKTFGSVAPIMDQVKVCTKNILNANKERYTMHEPDYAILKSFDISIVVIGNTKDEANADEIIYKNTLKDIYKKVLIKNGFITGAILYNTHGFSEILHLAQSKTSVLGVNTDFLVEDLIEKSENREFDLSHIVCRCNFVTYGTILKAIENGAKTVQDIEKMTKAGTSCGACIPDIKMILSTKVKDYSPTSDVYTPKTNTVDFSIFDNL; the protein is encoded by the coding sequence ATGAAAGTTTGTATCATAGGAGGCGGTATAGGGGCTTACAATGTTACCGAGGAGCTTGTAAAACAAGGAAATGTAGATATACATATCTTCTCGGAAGAAAAGTTTTTGCCTTACAACAAGATATATATACTCGATGTACTAAGCGGTAAAAAGACCTTTAAGCAGATACTTTTAAAAGATGAAGCTTGGTATAAAGAACATGGTATTGAGGTTTTATTAAATACCAAAATAACTAAAATTTATCCTAAAGATAAAACCTTTGTTAGCGATAAAGGTGAAACCTTTTCTTACGATAAGCTAATATTGGCTACTGGAAGTGTGCCAAAAATACCACCGATAGAAGGTGTAAACAAAGAAAACGTATTTTTTGTAAACAACATAGAAGATATATATAAAATCTCTAACTACGCCAAACATTCTAAAAAAGCTGCTGTAATAGGTGGTGGTTTTATAGGTATTGAAGGGGCAAAAGCTTTAAAAGATATAGGTCTTCAAACAACAATCATACATATCTTTGATATCCTGATGGAAAATTGGTTAGACAAAGAAGCCAGCGATATGCTTGTTAAATATCTAAAGAAATTAGATATAGATGTACTTCTTTCTAAAAAAGCCACAAAATTCAGCGGAGATAAACTTGTTGATAAGATTGAATTTTCAGATGGCACCGCGATAGAAACAGACTTTGTGATCCTTGCCACTGGTGTATCGCCAAATGTAGAGCTTGCGAAAAACTCTGGGCTAAATGTCAACAAGGGTATAGTGGTAAATGAATATTTAGAGACATCAGAAACTGATATATACGCAATAGGGGATTGCATAGAATTTCAAGGAAAAACCTTCGGCTCGGTGGCACCTATAATGGATCAAGTAAAAGTATGCACCAAAAACATACTAAATGCCAACAAAGAAAGATACACTATGCACGAACCAGATTACGCTATTTTAAAATCCTTTGATATAAGTATAGTTGTAATAGGCAATACAAAAGATGAAGCTAACGCCGATGAAATCATTTACAAAAATACCCTAAAAGATATATACAAAAAGGTACTAATAAAAAACGGTTTTATAACAGGGGCTATACTTTACAACACCCATGGTTTTAGCGAAATTTTACACTTAGCTCAGTCCAAGACAAGCGTCCTTGGTGTAAACACAGACTTTCTTGTGGAAGATTTGATCGAAAAATCCGAAAACAGGGAGTTTGATCTATCTCATATTGTATGCAGGTGTAATTTTGTCACTTATGGTACCATATTAAAAGCCATAGAAAACGGTGCAAAAACAGTTCAAGATATAGAAAAAATGACCAAAGCCGGCACCTCCTGCGGGGCTTGTATACCAGACATCAAAATGATACTATCCACCAAGGTAAAAGACTACTCTCCTACATCGGATGTATATACACCAAAAACCAACACCGTTGATTTTAGTATATTTGATAATCTTTGA
- the rpmE gene encoding 50S ribosomal protein L31, giving the protein MKKDIHPELKETVFHCGCGNTFTLLSVKGGTVYLETCNQCHPFYAGKLKLRPAFLELDKKN; this is encoded by the coding sequence ATGAAAAAGGATATACATCCTGAATTAAAAGAAACTGTATTTCATTGTGGTTGTGGTAACACGTTTACACTTCTTTCTGTAAAAGGTGGTACAGTGTATTTGGAAACATGCAACCAGTGTCATCCTTTTTATGCTGGAAAGTTAAAGCTAAGACCGGCATTTTTGGAGCTTGATAAGAAAAACTAA
- the prfA gene encoding peptide chain release factor 1 — protein sequence MLPKNFLEKIQDIEQKYLQTEEKLASLDITKDADTYKALSKDLKELSYIHELYKDYNKILKDIEDTKELLKDKDLRELAEKELENLNIKLLQKEKELINVLTPKDANDSKNVILEIRAGAGGEEAALFAADLLRMYQRYAERKGWKFNILEANKTGLGGYKEVIVSIEGKNVYSHLKYESGVHRVQRVPITESGGRIHTSTITVAVLPEADETEVIINPQDLRIETFRASGAGGQYVNTTESAVRITHIPTGISISCQDERSQLQNKLKAMRILYARLKDFYEKQKKEETDKERKEQVGTGERSEKIRTYNFSQNRVTDHRINLTLHKLQDVLDGDLDDIISALQAKELEEKLASV from the coding sequence ATGCTTCCAAAAAACTTCTTAGAGAAAATTCAAGATATAGAGCAAAAGTATTTACAAACGGAAGAGAAGCTAGCATCCCTTGATATAACAAAAGATGCAGATACTTACAAAGCTCTTAGCAAAGATTTAAAAGAATTATCTTACATACATGAGCTTTACAAAGATTATAACAAAATACTAAAAGATATAGAAGACACCAAAGAACTTTTAAAAGATAAAGACTTAAGAGAGTTAGCAGAAAAAGAACTGGAGAACTTAAACATTAAGCTTTTACAAAAAGAAAAAGAACTTATCAACGTACTTACACCAAAAGACGCCAACGACAGCAAAAACGTCATACTCGAAATAAGAGCTGGGGCCGGAGGGGAAGAAGCAGCGCTTTTTGCTGCAGACCTTCTTAGAATGTACCAAAGGTATGCTGAAAGAAAAGGTTGGAAATTCAACATATTAGAAGCCAACAAAACAGGTTTAGGAGGCTATAAAGAGGTTATTGTATCGATAGAGGGTAAAAATGTTTACTCTCACCTAAAGTATGAAAGTGGTGTGCACAGAGTCCAAAGGGTACCAATAACAGAATCTGGTGGCAGAATACACACATCTACTATCACAGTAGCGGTGTTACCAGAGGCCGACGAAACCGAGGTAATTATAAACCCTCAAGACTTAAGAATAGAAACTTTTAGAGCCTCTGGAGCCGGTGGACAATACGTAAACACCACAGAATCAGCGGTGAGAATCACGCATATTCCCACTGGTATCAGCATATCTTGTCAAGACGAAAGAAGCCAGCTTCAAAACAAGTTAAAAGCTATGCGTATACTTTACGCTAGATTAAAAGATTTTTATGAAAAACAGAAAAAAGAGGAAACCGACAAAGAAAGAAAAGAGCAAGTTGGTACCGGAGAAAGAAGCGAAAAAATAAGAACTTACAATTTCTCACAAAATAGGGTCACCGACCATAGGATAAACCTTACATTACATAAGCTTCAAGACGTATTGGACGGGGACTTAGATGATATAATATCTGCTTTACAAGCAAAAGAATTGGAGGAAAAGTTAGCTAGCGTATGA
- a CDS encoding DUF202 domain-containing protein: MSSERTYLTYLKFILLAFGSGIVAKRLEIYFFYTGFYKLAIFFGELHTILIWPSLLALLFLAVKFYLDIKYIQGGQKVSQKEVIDPRIYMAAERTFLAWIRTAIGLIAFGFVVEKFDFFLKQLSIMLHTKINVNGHFEGMGFIFIFFGISTLVIGGLNFIKTIDDINKGTYKTHKALYIAYGLIIFVCMIILASMLIGVNL; the protein is encoded by the coding sequence ATGTCTTCAGAAAGAACATACCTTACATATCTTAAATTCATACTGCTAGCTTTTGGTAGCGGAATAGTGGCAAAAAGACTTGAAATATACTTTTTTTATACAGGTTTCTATAAGCTGGCGATCTTTTTTGGAGAACTTCACACCATATTGATTTGGCCATCGCTTTTAGCTCTTCTTTTCTTAGCTGTTAAGTTTTATCTGGATATAAAATATATACAAGGAGGCCAAAAGGTGAGCCAAAAGGAAGTAATAGATCCTCGCATATACATGGCTGCCGAAAGAACATTTTTAGCTTGGATAAGAACCGCCATAGGTCTTATAGCCTTTGGTTTTGTAGTAGAAAAGTTTGATTTTTTCCTAAAGCAATTATCCATAATGCTTCATACAAAGATAAATGTCAATGGTCATTTTGAAGGTATGGGTTTTATATTTATATTTTTTGGTATATCAACGCTTGTAATAGGAGGATTAAATTTTATAAAAACTATAGACGATATAAACAAAGGCACTTACAAAACACATAAAGCTCTTTATATCGCTTACGGACTTATAATATTTGTATGTATGATAATATTGGCATCTATGCTTATAGGAGTTAATTTATGA